The window GCCGAGGTGCACTACCCGGGCCTCCCGTCGAACCCGTTCCACGCCCGCGCCCAGCGCTACCTGCCTGCAGGAGCCGGATCGATCGTGTCCATCGAGCTGGCCGGCGGACGGGAGGCGGCCCGCCGCTTCATCGACGCGCTGGAGCTGATCTCGCCGATGACGCACATCGGCGACGTCCGGACGCTCGCGATCCACCTCGGCAGCACCATTCACGCCAAGCTGACGCCCGAGGAGCAGGCGGAGGCGGGGATCGGACCGGGGCTGATCCGCCTGTCGATCGGTCTGGAGAGCGTGCGCGACATCCTGGACGACCTCGACCGCGGGCTGGTCGCCGCGGGCGGCGCGGACGGCGCGTGAGACTCCCCTCCAGTCCCAGCGTCGGAGATTCGGCGCCTACCGTCGGATGATCGGCTGAAATCGCCGCGAAACTCCTGCACCAGAGCCCTGTGTCGGAGATTTGCGACCGGTTCTCCGACGATCGGTGACCGCCGGCAGCGGCGCCGCCGTCAGGCGAGCGGCGTCAGCCGGCGAGCACCGCCCGCTCGCGCGCGGCCGCGACCGTCGCGGCGATGCGGCGCACCGCCTCCACAACCGTGGACGGGTTGCACGCCAGGTTGATCCGGGCGAAGCCGCGCCCGGGCTCGCCGAAGGCGAGTCCCGAGTTGAGGGCGACCCTCCCCTGCTCGATCAGCACGCGGGCTGGGTCGTCGCCGAGTCCGGCGTCGCGGAAGTCGAGCCAGACCAGATACCCGGCGTCGGGCCGGACGACGCGGACGGCGGGTGCGTGCTCGGCCAGCTCGGCCTCGAGCAGCCGGACGTTCGACACCAGGAGGCCGAGGAGGTCGTCGCGCCAGCTGACGCAGGAGAGGGCGGCCACGTTGGCGTGGAGGCCGAGGATGCTGGTGCGCGCGGCCAGCTCCTCCGGCAGGGCGGTCAGCAGCTGTGCCGACGCGTCGTCGGCCGGCACGACGACGGCGCACTTGAGGCCGGCGAGGTTCCAGGCCTTGCTCGCCGACGTGACGGTGACCGAACGGGCGCCGGCGGCGCGGGCGATCGGCGCGAAGGGGGTGAAGACGGCTCCGGGATGCGCGAGCGGCGCGTGCACCTCGTCGCTGACCACGAACACGTCGTAGCGGGCGGCCAGCGCGGCGAGCGCCTCCAGAACGCTGCGGCTGTGACATCGGCCGGTCGGGTTCTGCGGGTTGCAGAGCAGCAGGGCGTCCGCCCCCTCGGCGAAGGCGCGCTCGATCCCCGCGAGGTCGAGCGACCAGTCCTCGTCCTCGAGCAGCGGGACCGTGACCGCCACCGCATCCGCCTCGTCCACCATCTCGAAGAAGGGCGGGTACACGGGCGGCGTGAGCACGACGCGTCCACCGACCTCGGGCAGGTCCAGCCGGAGCGCCTCGACCACGCCGACCGTCACATCCGTCGCCAGGTGCACCGTGCCCGGATCGACCTCCCAGCCCCACTCGCGCGCCGCGAAGGAGGCGAAGGCCGGCGCCAGCGGACCGGCGGAGTCCAGGTAGCCGGTGTCCGAGTGCCGCAGGGTCTCGGCGACGCGGTCCAGGATGGCCGGCTCGACATCGAAGTCCATCTCGGCGACGAAGACGGGCAGCACGTCCGCCGGGTAGCGGCGCCACTTGATGCTCGACCTGGTCGCGAAGAGCTGCTCCAGGGATCGTGCCGGTCCGAAGCTCATTCGGACACTGTGCCGCAGCCGCGGCGGCGCCGCGACCCGGGACGTCAAAAAGCGTAGTGAAAGCGGCCCGTCAGGACGGCTCGCCGTCGCCGAGATGGCCGGTCTCCGACGTGCCCGTCTGGTTGAACAGGTAGTAGAGGCTCAGAGCGGCGAGCGCCACGAGCATCGCGACGACGCTGAACAGTCCGACGACGGTGATCACGGGGTAGACGACGGTGCCCAGCCCGAACCTCAGCAGGGAGCGGCGGCGCGTGGCCGCATCCATCTGGCCCGACGCCACCAGCTGGCCGGTGATGCGCGCCTGAAGAACGGTGAAACCGACGGCGACGCCGGTCATCGCGCCCCCGTACAGGACCGCCGCGACGCGGAGATCGGTGCGGTCGCCTCCCGCGAGGGCCGCGGCCAGCGTCGACGTCGTGAAGGGGAGCGCGGTGACGAACATGAGGAGGACGAGGTTCCAGAACAGCAGCGTGCGGTCGACGACCTGAACCAGCCGCACCACCGCGTGATGGTTCACCCAGATGACGCCGATGACCAGGAAGCTCACGATGTAGGACGCGAGCGACGGCCACGCCGCGACCAGCTGGGCGAACAGGCCGCCCGGCTCGCCGGGTTCGAGGTGCAGGTCGAGCACCAGCAGCGTGATGGCGACGGCGAGCACGCCGTCGCTGAAGGCCTCGAGCCGCGTCTTCGACATCGTCGTCCCTCCTGGCGGGAGGATGTGCTCCCGGCGACGATCATGCCGTAGCGGCGGCGCGTGCGCACCGGTGGGGCGACGTCGGCCGGGATGCTCGCGCCGGTCGGATGCGAGCGCCGGTCGGACGCGAGCGCCGGTCAGGACGCGAGCGCCGGTCAGGACGCGAGTGCGACCTGGCGGAACCGGATCACCGACGAGTCGGCCCCGCGGTCCGCCCGGTCGTAGGCGGCGCGGATGGGGTTCACCGCCCGGCCGTTCGGCAGGACGACCTCGAGGCCCGCGTCGTCCGGGCCTCCCCGGCGGCGCGCAGCGGCGCTCCAGTGCCCGCCATCGGTGCGCACGAGGATCTCGCCGATCAGGCAGCCGAGGCTCTGCAGGGTGAACTCGTCGCCGACGAACCCGTCGTCCGTGCGGAGGTCGGTGAACAGGCGCTCGACGTAGACGAGGTCCTCGGGCACGTAGGTGACCGTGTGTCCGTAGATGTCGCGGATGCCGCCCGCCATGGCGCCGGCCAGCAACGAGCCGACGGCGGGGTCAGTCCGCCGCCGGCCCGTTGCACGAGGGAACCGGAACATGCCGCCGACGGTACCCCTGCCGTCCGAGCGGATGCGCGCCCCAGTTCGAGTGCCCCCGCTGCGGGTCACGGGGAAGAGGTCATGCATCCCGGAGGCGATCGCAGCGTCGCTAGGCTGAGCGCGGGGTGACCGGCGACCGGGTGACGGTGGCGCACATCCGATCACTGCGATAGTAAAGTGTGCGCAGACCGCGGGAGCGGGGACGGGACGAGGAGGCGCCGGTGGCGAAGCGGACGCGGGCGACGGCGACCACGAGCACCCTCGCACGCGTCAACCAGACCGCCATCATCGAGGCGCTGCGCGAGTCCGGTGCGCTGTCGCGGCAGCAGCTCGGCGTCAAGACGGGCCTCAGCCCGGCCACCATCAACCGGCTCACCGCATCCCTCATCGACGACGGCCTCATCGTTCCCGCCGGGCAGGAGCCGTCGACCGGCGGGCGGCCCTCCGTGCTGCTGCGGTACGCAGGCAGCTCGCGGCTCGTCGCGGCCATCCAGCTGCGCGCCGAGACGGTGACGGGCATCCTCGTCGACTTCGACGGGAAGGTGGTGTTCCGGCGGTCGGTGACGCTCGGCGCCAGGCAGGCCGGGGCAGAAGGCGGCGGGCCGGATGGCGATGGAGCGGACGGCGGCGGGACGGGCGCAGCGCCCGACCAGGACCGGCAGCTACGCAAGGTGTTCCGGCTCTTCGACGACCTGATCGCGACCGCGGACTCGATGGGCACGCCGTGCCTCGCGGTCGGGATCGCCGTGCCCGGTGTGGTGCAGCAGCCGGACGGCGTGGTCGGCACGATGCCGGAGTTCGGCTGGACCGGCGTCCCGTTCGGCGCGCTGCTGCGGGAACGGACCGACCTGCCCGTCATCGTCGAGAACGACGCGAACGCGCTGGCCTACGGCGAGTTGCACGCCGGAGCGGGCAGGGGGTTGTCGAGCCTGGTGGCGCTGTTCCTCGAGAACGGCCTCGGCGCGGGCATCGTCGCTAACGGCGAACTGCACCGCGGAGCGCGGGCGGAGGCAGGCGAGATCGGCTACCTGCTCATGGAACGGTCCTCGCTGGAACGCTCGTACGACGCGCGCGGCGACCTCGAGGACCGCATCGGCTCGCTCGCGCTGACGCAGCGCGCCCGGGAACGCGGCATGCCCATCCCCGCCTCCGGCTCACTGACCGCCGAGGACGTCTTCGAACTCGCCCGCACCGGCAATACGGACGCGCAGGAGCTGGCCGACGAGATCCTCGACATGGTGGCGATCGCGGTCGCGGCGCTGGTGATCGTGCTCGACCCGGAGCTCGTCGTGGTGGGAAGCAGCTTCGTCGGCAGCTCCGACATGGTGATCCCCGGCATCCAGGAGCGGCTGCGGGGGCGCATCATCCGCGTGCCGCGCATCGAGCCGGCGACCCACCGCGAGGATGCGGTGCTGCTGGGCGCCGCGGAGCTGGCCGCCGCCGAGGTCAACGGGTTCGCGTACCTCGCGTTCTGACCCGCACTCGCCTGGGTCTGTGGCCGCGATTTGTGCCAAATCGCGGTTATGCCCGTCACGATTTGTGCCAAATCTCGGTTATGCGACCTTCAAAACCACGATTTGTGCCAAATCTCGAACACCGCAGCCCCCGAGGACGCGCGGGTCTTGACGGGGGCGGGGAGTGTCGCCTAGGTTGGGCGTCAACTTCTTCTCACTCCGATAGGAAAGAAGAAGATCCTTCAACGACGCAAAGGAGCAGACGTGATCGTCGGAATCGACATCGGCGGCACCAAGACGCACGTGTGCGTCGAGGACGACGCCGGCGCCGCGCTCCTCGACCGGTCGGTCAAGACCGCCGACTGGCAGCACGGGGGCCACCTCCACTCGGAGGACAACGTCCGCGGGCTGCTCGCCCTGCTGGATGAGGAGCCCGGCGCCGCGGAGGCTCCCCTCGTCGTCGGCGCCCACGGGCTCGACAGCGAAGCCCAGACGCTCGCCTTCTCCGACATGCTCGCGGAGCTGCACGACGGACCGGCGCTGGCCCTCAACGACGTCGAGCTGGTCGGACCGGCGGCCGGCTTCGACGAGGCGATCGCCGTCATCGCGGGCACCGGCAGCAAGGTCGTCGGCCGCCGCGCCGACGGCAGCCTGGTGAGCGCCGGAGGCTACGGCTACATCCTCAACGACCCCGGAAGCGCCCCCGCGCTGGTGCGGGACGCCGTGCGCTCGCTGTTCGACGCGGTCGACCAGGACGAGCCGCGCGACGCGCTGGCCGACGCCCTCTTCGCCCACTTCGGCGTCGACGAGATCGTCGGGCTCTCCAACGCGCTCACGGTCCGCCCGCGCGTCACGGCGTGGGGCGCCGCGGCACCGCTCGTCTTCGCTGCGGCCGATGCGGGCAGCGAACGGGCGGCACGCGTCATCGACGCCGCCGCCGACGAGCTCGCCCGGAGCGTCGAGCTGGTCCACCGCCGCGGCGCGGCCGGCGACGACGTGGTCTGCGCGGGCGGCGTCGTCAGCCACCAGCCGCGGCTGTTCGACGCCCTCGGCGAGCGCCTGCGCGCCCGCGGGCTCACCCACTCCATCCACCTGCTGGATGTCGCCCCGGTGCGCGGCGCCCTCGCGCTCGCCCGCCGGCTCACGGAGGCGGCCACTGTCGTCCCCTTCGCACCATCGAACACACGGAGGAAGTCATGAGAATCACATCCACCGGGCGCCGTCGCGCACTCGGGGCCCTCGGGCTCGCCGCGACCGCCGCTCTCGCCCTCAGCGCCTGCAGCGTCACCGGCGCCGGCACCGCGTCGGGCGGCGAGGGCGACGGCACCGGCACGATCAACGCCCTGTTCATGAAGCAGGCCGGCTACTCGGAGTCGGACGTCAACGCGATGATCAAGGACTTCGAGGCGAAGAACCCCAAGATCACCGTCAAGCCGACGTTCGTCGCCTACGAAGCGCTGCACGACAAGATCGTCACCTCGGCTCCGGCCGGAACGTACGACGTCGTGCACCTCGACGTGATCTGGCCGGCGGAGTTCGCCTCCAAGAACATCATCACCGACGTGACCAAGCGGTTCCCGTCCTCGTGGAAGAGCGACATGCTCGGCGGCGCGCTCACCAGCGCCGAGTACAAGGGCAAGTTCTACGGCGTGCCGTGGGGCCCGTCCACGAAGCTGTTCTTCTACAACAAGGACATGCTGGCCAAGGTGGGCGCGACCCCCGACGACGTCAAGGCGTGGGACGGCGTGCTCGCCGTCGCCAAGAAGCTCAAGGACGCCGGGGTGGTGCAGTACCCGATCGCCTGGAGCTGGTCGCAGGCCGAGGCGCTGGTGTGCGACTACGCCGAGCTGCTCGGGGCGTACGGCGGCCAGTTCACCGACTCCAGCGGAAAGCTCGACATCAACGAGGGCGCGGGCGTGCAGGCGCTCGAGTTCATGAAGAAGTCGCTGGATGAGGGGCTCACCGACCCGGCGTCGACGACCTTCCTCGAGGACGACACCGACAAGTCCATGGCGGCCGGCAAGACGGCGATGGAGCTGAACTGGGAGTCGACCTTCCGCGACCAGAACGACCCGTCGATCTCGAAGGTGGTCGGGCAGATCGCGGTCACCGCTCCCCCGGCGGGCCCCAGCGGCGACAACCCCGGCGTGAACGGCTCCATGGCGCTCGCCATCGGCGCCAAGTCGAAGCACCAGGCGGCCGCGTGGAAGTTCATCGAGTACATGACCAGCGAGGCGGTGCAGGACAAGTACGTCAAGAGCTCGATGACGAACTGGAAGGCCAGCTACACCAAGCCCGAGATCACGAAGACCAACCCCGAGGTGTTCGCCGCCGCGGGCAAGGCCTACGACTCGATGATCCTGCGCCCGCCGGTGCCGAACTACAACACCGTGTCGCAGGCCATCCAGGTGGAGCTGCAGAACGCGTTGCTCGGGAAGAAGAGTCCGCAGCAGGCCCTCGACGACGCGGTCGAGGCCGCGAACGAGAACCAGGGATGAGCGGCGTGTCGGTCGCCGGAGTCGAGACGGAGCGACGCGCCCCCGCGACGGGGCAGCGCCGCAACCGGCGCAAGCGCGACAACCAGGGAAGGCTCGCCTTCTGGCTGCTGCTGCCCGCCGCGATCGCGGTGTTCGGGGTCATCGTCTACCCGATCCTCCGCACGCTCCTCATCTCGTTCTTCGAGGTGAACTCGGCGCTGGCGACCGACACCCCGTTCGTCGGGCTGCAGAACTACATCGACACCCTCACCGCCCCGGGCTTCTGGGCGGCGATGGGACGGACGCTGTACTTCACCCTCGTCTCGACCGCGCTGGAGCTGGTGCTCGGCCTGATCGTGGCGGGACTCCTGAACGCGAAGCTCCGCGCGCGGTGGCTGTTCCGCGCCGTCGTCATCATCCCGTGGGCCATCCCGACGATCGTGAACGCGGCGATGTGGAAGGGCATCTTCAACGCCCAGTACGGCGCACTGAACGCCGCGCTGACCCAGCTCGGCATCATCGACCAGTACCAGGCGTGGCTCGGAGACCCGACCCTCGCGCTCAACATGGTCATCGTCGCCGACGTCTGGAAGACGACCCCGCTGGTGGCGTTCTTCCTGCTGGCGGGGCTCACGTCCATCCCGAGCGAGCTGTACGAGGCGGCGAAGGTCGACCGGGCGAGCTGGCCGCGCATCTTCCGCACCATCGTGCTGCCGATGCTGGTGCCGTCGATCTCGATCGTGCTCGTGCTGCGCACGGTGGAGGCGTTCAAGGTCTTCGACATCATCTACGCGATGACCCGCGGCGGGCCGGTGAACGGCACCCAGACGATCGCGTACTACGCCTACACGACCGCGTTCTCCGACCAGAACTTCGGGGTGGGCGCCGCCCTGTCGTACATCATCGTGCTGGTCATCCTCGCGCTGACCTTCGTCTACCTGCGCATGCTGCGCCGATCCGAGATGAGCCTGCTGTGAAGCGCACGACCCGCAACTCGATCCTGATCCACCTGGCGGCGCTGGGGGTCGCGGTCGTCATCCTACTGCCCTTCGGGTGGATGGTGATCGCCAGCGTGACGCCGCAGCGCATCCTGATCTCCACACCGCTGCAGTGGATCCCGGACACGCTCGACTGGAGCCGCTACGAGCTGATCTTCCGCGGCGGGGCGGAAAGCGTCGGCGCGACGTTCCGCGCGGCGCTCGCCAACACCACCATCGTGGCGGTCGGGACCGTCGCGGTCTCGATGGTCGTCGGCATCCTCGGCGCCTACGCGTTCGCGCGGCTGCGGTTCCGCTTCCGGCAGGCGGTGCTCATCCTCTTCCTGGCGACGTACATGCTGCCGCAGATCGCGCTGCTCATTCCTCTTTATCTGATCCTCAACTCGCTGGGGCTGCTGGACTCGGTGGTCGGCCTGATCATCGTCGACTGCTCTCTCGTGGTGCCGTTCGTGCTGTGGATCCTCAGCAACTACTTCCTCACCATCCCGGAGGAGCTGGAGGAGGCGGCCCGCATCGACGGAGCCTCGCGGCTGGGCGCGCTCTTCCGCGTGGTGCTGCCCGCCGCGCGCCCCGGCATCTTCGCGGCGATCATGTTCGCGTTCCTGCTGGCCTGGGACGAGTTCATGTACGCGCTGATCTTCACCTCGTCGAACGCGGCCAAGACGCTGCCGGTCGCGATCAGCGAGTTCGCCGGACGCTACACGACCGACTTCGGGCTCGTGGCCGCCGGCGGCATCCTCGCGGCCCTGCCCCCGATCATCGTCGCCCTGATCTTCCAGCGGTACGTCGTCAGCGGCATGGCCGCCGGCGCCGTCAAGGGCTGACCTTCCCCGACCGACCTCCCTCACCGACACGTAAGGACCTTCCATGGAACCCAAAGCCCCCTTCGTCGACGCCATGCGCGCCCAGCCGGAGAACCTCGCCCTCGCCCGGGAGACCGTGCTGCGCGACCTGGCCGCCTCCGGACTGAGCCGATGGGGAGCCGACGAGTCGGTGTCCGTCGTCGCGATGGGCGCCTCGCTGAACTCCGCGCACGCGCTCGTCGCCGCCCTCGCGGCCGTGGGCCGGCCCGCCTCGTCGGTCGTGGCGTCCGACCTCGCCGACGGTGTCGTCGCCGTGCGGGCCGACCACCACATCGTGGTATCCGAGTCCGGACGCAGCCCCGAGCCGCTGTACGCCGCTCGGACGCTGCCCGCCGGCACGCGGATCGGCATCTCGAACTACCCCGAGGCCCCCATCCGGGACACGGTGGATGCGGTGCTCGGCCTGGGTGGCTTCCCCGACTCGCCCGTGTACACCAGCGGCTACACCGCGACGCTCCTCGCCTACGCGCTGCTGCTCGACCACGTCGGCGCGCTCGACGCGGCCGCCGAGGCGGAGCGCATCCCTGCACGCGCGGCCGACGCCCTGCGTGAATACGCGGAGGTGGCGGAGACGATCGGCCGGGTGCTGGCCGAGGCCGGCGCGATCGACGTCGTGGGTCGCGGCGCGTCGCTGTCGTCCGCGTCGGAGCTGTCGCTCATGGTCCGCGAGGGCCTGCGCACGCCGAGTGCCGCCTTCGAGACGTACCAGTACCTCCACGGACCGATGGAGGTGCTCTCCGCGGGCGATGCGCTCGTGGTGTTCGGCGACGGGCGCGAGCTGGCCATCCCCTCGTCGGTGCTCGACGCCGGGGTTCGCGTCGTGCTCGTGACCGGCGCCGACCCGGCCAGCGTGCCGGGCGCAGGTCACGCGGGACTGACGATCGTGCCGGTGGATGCGGGGCTCGGCCCGTTCGAGCGCTCCGTGGTGGAGACCGTGATCGGCCAGCTGGCGATCGCCGCGGCCATCGAGCACAAGCCGTTCCCGCTCGAGGACTTCCTGTACCACCAGGACGACACCAAGCTGCCGGTGGGCTGAGCGAAGCGCTGCAACGGCGGACGGCCGTCGCCGCATCGTGTGGATGCGGGGACGGCCGTCGCCGCACCGTGTGGATGCGGGGACGGCCGTCGTCACATCGTGTGGATGCGCGGACGGCCGTCGCCGCATCGTGTGGATGCGCGGACGGCCGTCGCCGCATCGTATGGATGCGCGGACGGCCATCGCCGCACCGTGTGGATGCGGCGACGGCCGTCGCGCGGGGGTTTCGTTACTTCGCGGGCGTGGGCATCGGGGTTGCGGTCGCGCTGGGCGCCTGGCCCTTCATGCCGACGTTGATGTTCGCGCCGAAGAGGGCAGGCGCTCCCGAGCCGTTGTACTCACCGTAGGTGAGGTCGATGTCGGAGCCGAACACGACGACATCCTTCTCGATCGTGCCGGCATCGAACGTGGTGTCGGACGAGGTGAGCTTGACACCCGAGATGGTCTCCGCGGTGATCTTCTGCTTGCTCGACGTCACCTCGACGTGGCCACACGACCCGGTCAGGGTGATGGTGCCGTCGTGGCCGACGAGGTCGATCTCCTCGCCGCCGGTGCACTTGACGGTCGCGCTGGCGCCGTTAGCCTCGATGAGGACCTTCTTGCCGGCGGCATCGACCACCACGCCATCCTTCTCGAACGTCTCTTTGCCGTCCTTGGTGACGTGCACGGCGCCCTCCTGGACGTGAGCCTTCGCGTCGGGGACGCAGCCGGTGAGCAGCGAGGCGCCTGCGACGGCGGTCGCCCCCACGACGGCGATGACGGCGGCGCGGCGGATGGAACGGGGGTTCATACAGTTCTCTTTCTCTTGGCGGGGCGTTGCGGTGTCGAGGCAGTACCTCGAGCGCCCCTACAGAGGAAGACGTGCCTGCACGCACTTCGTGACGCCCTTACCTCCCCCTGTTCCGCCCGCGGCGCGTCGCGCCATACTGACGCCATGAGCACCCCTCACGACACCCGGGAGAACGCGTTCGTCCGCTTCCTCAAGCGGAAGTGGCCGGCGATCGTGCTGGTGGTCCTGCTCATCGTCGTCGCCATCCAGAACGGGGTCGGCGGCGACCAGGCGACGATCTACCTGCTGTGGGGGCAGCTCGTGATGCCGACGTGGGCGCTGGTGCTCATCGTGTTCGCGGCCGGCGGCGTGGTCGGCTGGGTATTCGCACGAAACCGGGCGGCACGCAAGGGCCGCCGCTGAACATTGACGAGTCCCGCGCGGAGGGGTCAGATGATCACATGATCGCTCTTATCATCGTCCTGCTCATCATCTGGCTGGTCCTCGCCATCCTCGGCTTCGCCATCAAGGGGCTGCTGTGGCTGGCGATCCTCGGCATCGTCTTCTTCGTCATCACGGCGATCGTCGGCTGGCTGCGCCGCGGTGCGAGCCGCACCTGACCCGTCCCCTGCCCGTCCAGCGGCGGCCGTGCTCACCCGAGCGTGGCCGCCGCTGTCATGAGCAGCGATGGGGTGACGTCACGGCTGCTCCTCGTCCAGCAGCGCGTCGTTCTGGAGGGTGTCGGCCGTCTCGTCGTCGGCCGGGAGGTCGGCGTCGTCGTCCAGGGCCGTGCCCGCAGGCGCCTGCCCGGCGGCGGTCGGCTGGTCGTGCACCGGGGTGTCCGAGGGCGCCGGAGCGCCCTGCGGCTGGCCGGGGACGGTGGGGTCGGTTGTGGGAGTCGTTTCGTCGGTCATGGTCCTATGCGACCGCCGCATCCGTCGGCGCGGAAGGGCTTGATCGGTCGCCGATCTGCGGTAGCCGCCGCCGTGGTTCGCGCAGCGCACCGGACGTCCGCGCCGGTTGGACATCGCACCCTCGGCGTAGCACTGTGGAGGCATGGCCTACATTCCGGATCCCGCACGCTACGACGACATGCTCTACCGCCGGACCGGGCGCAGCGGTCTCGACCTGCCCGCCCTCTCGCTCGGCCTCTGGCATAACTTCGGCGACGACCGGCCGATCGACACGCAGCGCGCGATCATCCGCCGCGCCTTCGACCTCGGCGTCACCCACTTCGACCTGGCGAACAACTACGGTCCGCCCTACGGGTCGGCCGAGAAGAACTTCGGCCGCATCCTCCGCGAGGACCTCCGCGACCACCGCGACGAGCTGGTGATCTCGAGCAAGGCCGGGTGGGACATGTGGCCCGGGCCGTACGGGCAGGGCGGCGGGGGCCGCAAGTACATGCTCGCCAGCCTCGACCAGTCGCTGGAGCGGCTGGGGCTCGACTATGTGGATATCTTCTACTCGCACCGTCCCGACCCGTCGACTCCGCTGGAGGAGACGATGCAGGCGCTGGACACGGCCGTGCGCTCCGGGCGGGCGCTCTACGTCGGCATCTCGTCGTACAGCGCCGAGGAGACCCGGCGGGCCGCAGAGATCCTCGCGGACCTCGGGACGCCGCTGCTCATCCACCAGCCGTCGTACTCGATGCTGAACCGCTGGATCGAGACCGAGGGCCTGCTCGACACGGTCGACGAGCTCGGCGTCGGCGTGATCGGCTTCACGCCGCTGGCGCAGGGGATGCTGACCGACAAGTACCTCGACGGCGTGCCGGAGGGCTCCCGTGCGAGCCGCGGCGACTCGTTCGACTCGTCCTGGCTCACCGACGAGGCGATCGGGCACCTGCGCGCGCTCAACGACATCGCCGCGGCCCGTGGGCAGTCGCTCGCGCAGCTCGCGCTCGCGTGGGCGCTCCGCGACGAGCGTGTGACCTCCCTGGTCATCGGTGCGAGCAGCGTCGGCCAGCTCGAGCAGAACGTCGCGGCGCTCGGCAACCTGTCTTTCTCCGACGACGAGCTGGCGGCGATCGACCAGCACGCGGTGGATGCGGGGGTCGACCTCTGGGCGGGAGCGCGGCGCGGCGAGGTCTGAGCGCCGGCGCGCTGCGCTCTGCGCGCGGCGCTCGGCGCGCGCGCGCCACGGGGCTATCCGGAGGACCACCGCCGGAGTAGGCAGGGGCTGTGAGTTTCCGTAGTGCTCCCTCACGCGTCCCCCAGGGTTCTCTGGTTGTCTCTGAGGTGTTCCCGTCCGCCGTCTAGAACCGGGTGGTATGGCCGTCCTCGTCGAACCGGACCTCCGGGTCGGAGCGCCGCTCCGCGCGGTGCGCCCGTGGACGATCGCGGGCATCTTCGGCCTCCTTGCGATCGTGCTGTGCGCCGCGGCGAGCTGGATCCCTTCGCTGTGGGGCGACGAGGCGGCGACGCTGCTCTCGGCCAAGCGCCCCGTCGGCAGCCTGATCGGCATGCTGCTGCACGTCGACGCGGTGCACGGGCTCTACTACCTGTTCATGCACGGGTGGATCCGTCTGGCCGGCGAGAGCGCGTTCGCCCTGCGGCTGCCGAGCGCGGTGGCGGTCGGGGCCGCGGTGGCGGCCGTGACGCTCATCGCGGGCCGGCGCGGCGGCGCCCGGGCGGCGGTCGTTGCCGGGATCGTGGCGACCGTCCTCCCCCGGCTCACGTACGCCGGCGAGGAGGCACGGTCGTATGCCTTCACCGCCGCCGCGGCCGCCTGGCTCACGCTGCTCCTGCTGTGGCTCGTCGACGGCGGCGGCCGGCGGCTGGCACCGGCCGCGCGGCGGCTCGCCTGGCTGCTGTACGCCGTCGGCATGGCCGCCTCCTCGTACCTCTTCCTCTACTTCGCCACCCTGCTGATCGCCCACGGCGCCGTGCTGCTCGGGAGCCGCGCGTCGCGCTCGACCCTCCGGGCATGGGCCGTCTGCGCCGCCGGCGTCATGCTGACCCTGATGCCGCTCGCCGCGCTCGCATACCTCGAACGCAG is drawn from Leifsonia shinshuensis and contains these coding sequences:
- a CDS encoding carbohydrate ABC transporter permease; amino-acid sequence: MKRTTRNSILIHLAALGVAVVILLPFGWMVIASVTPQRILISTPLQWIPDTLDWSRYELIFRGGAESVGATFRAALANTTIVAVGTVAVSMVVGILGAYAFARLRFRFRQAVLILFLATYMLPQIALLIPLYLILNSLGLLDSVVGLIIVDCSLVVPFVLWILSNYFLTIPEELEEAARIDGASRLGALFRVVLPAARPGIFAAIMFAFLLAWDEFMYALIFTSSNAAKTLPVAISEFAGRYTTDFGLVAAGGILAALPPIIVALIFQRYVVSGMAAGAVKG
- a CDS encoding SIS domain-containing protein, which produces MEPKAPFVDAMRAQPENLALARETVLRDLAASGLSRWGADESVSVVAMGASLNSAHALVAALAAVGRPASSVVASDLADGVVAVRADHHIVVSESGRSPEPLYAARTLPAGTRIGISNYPEAPIRDTVDAVLGLGGFPDSPVYTSGYTATLLAYALLLDHVGALDAAAEAERIPARAADALREYAEVAETIGRVLAEAGAIDVVGRGASLSSASELSLMVREGLRTPSAAFETYQYLHGPMEVLSAGDALVVFGDGRELAIPSSVLDAGVRVVLVTGADPASVPGAGHAGLTIVPVDAGLGPFERSVVETVIGQLAIAAAIEHKPFPLEDFLYHQDDTKLPVG
- a CDS encoding LapA family protein, which produces MSTPHDTRENAFVRFLKRKWPAIVLVVLLIVVAIQNGVGGDQATIYLLWGQLVMPTWALVLIVFAAGGVVGWVFARNRAARKGRR
- the mgrA gene encoding L-glyceraldehyde 3-phosphate reductase, with the translated sequence MAYIPDPARYDDMLYRRTGRSGLDLPALSLGLWHNFGDDRPIDTQRAIIRRAFDLGVTHFDLANNYGPPYGSAEKNFGRILREDLRDHRDELVISSKAGWDMWPGPYGQGGGGRKYMLASLDQSLERLGLDYVDIFYSHRPDPSTPLEETMQALDTAVRSGRALYVGISSYSAEETRRAAEILADLGTPLLIHQPSYSMLNRWIETEGLLDTVDELGVGVIGFTPLAQGMLTDKYLDGVPEGSRASRGDSFDSSWLTDEAIGHLRALNDIAAARGQSLAQLALAWALRDERVTSLVIGASSVGQLEQNVAALGNLSFSDDELAAIDQHAVDAGVDLWAGARRGEV